The following coding sequences are from one Streptomyces sp. NBC_00536 window:
- a CDS encoding cation:dicarboxylate symporter family transporter, translated as MAAKRDKTHYLYIAVIIAVLLGIATGLAAPGTAVELKPLGTGFVNLIKMMISPIIFCTIVLGVGSVRKAAKVGAVGGLALGYFMVMSTVALAIGLLVGNLLEPGSGLHLTEAVRGAGEAQAKAGGAQSTADFLLGIIPKTLVSAFTGGEVLQTLLVALLCGFALQALGTAGEPVLRGIGHVQKLVFRVLAMIMWAAPVGAFGAMAAVVGATGIDALKSLAVIMIGFYTTCLLFVIVVLGTLLRVCTGVNVFALLRYLGREFLLILSTSSSESALPRLIAKMEHLGVSRPVVGITVPTGYSFNLDGTAIYLTMSSLFIAEAMGKPLALGEQISLLLFMIIASKGAAGVTGAGLATLAGGLQSHRPELVDGVGLIVGIDRFMSEARALTNFAGNAVATVLIGTWTKEFDHGRAAEVLAGRLPFDEASLTDDGHGGAGDGESGHGGAGDGEARDGGGRDDARSAPMPGQTPGDKDGVPA; from the coding sequence GTGGCCGCCAAGCGCGACAAGACCCACTATCTCTACATCGCGGTGATCATCGCGGTGCTGCTCGGCATCGCGACGGGCCTGGCCGCGCCCGGTACGGCCGTCGAGCTGAAGCCCCTGGGCACGGGCTTCGTGAACCTCATCAAAATGATGATCTCGCCCATCATCTTCTGCACGATCGTGCTGGGCGTCGGTTCGGTGCGCAAGGCCGCCAAGGTGGGTGCGGTGGGCGGGCTGGCGCTCGGCTACTTCATGGTGATGTCCACGGTCGCGCTCGCCATCGGGCTGCTCGTGGGCAATCTGCTGGAGCCGGGCAGCGGACTGCACCTGACCGAGGCGGTGCGGGGCGCGGGCGAGGCCCAGGCGAAGGCGGGCGGGGCGCAGAGCACCGCGGACTTCCTGCTCGGGATCATCCCGAAGACGCTGGTGTCGGCCTTCACCGGCGGCGAGGTGCTCCAGACGCTGCTGGTGGCGCTGCTGTGCGGGTTCGCCCTGCAGGCCCTGGGGACGGCGGGCGAGCCCGTGCTGCGCGGGATCGGGCACGTACAGAAGCTGGTCTTCCGGGTGCTCGCGATGATCATGTGGGCGGCGCCGGTGGGCGCGTTCGGGGCGATGGCGGCGGTGGTCGGCGCGACCGGCATCGACGCGCTGAAGTCCCTCGCGGTCATCATGATCGGGTTCTACACGACCTGCCTGCTCTTCGTGATCGTGGTCCTGGGCACCCTGCTGCGGGTGTGTACGGGCGTCAACGTCTTCGCGCTGCTGCGCTACCTGGGGCGCGAGTTCCTGCTGATCCTGTCCACCTCCTCCTCCGAGTCGGCGCTGCCGCGGCTGATCGCGAAGATGGAGCACCTGGGCGTGTCCCGGCCGGTGGTCGGGATCACGGTGCCGACGGGCTACTCCTTCAACCTGGACGGCACCGCGATCTACCTGACGATGTCCTCGCTCTTCATCGCCGAGGCGATGGGCAAGCCGCTGGCGCTGGGCGAGCAGATCTCGCTGCTGCTGTTCATGATCATCGCTTCGAAGGGCGCCGCTGGGGTGACCGGCGCGGGCCTGGCCACGCTGGCCGGCGGCCTCCAGTCGCACCGGCCCGAACTCGTCGACGGCGTCGGCCTGATCGTGGGCATCGACCGGTTCATGAGCGAGGCACGGGCGCTCACGAACTTCGCGGGGAACGCGGTGGCGACCGTACTGATCGGGACGTGGACGAAGGAGTTCGACCACGGCCGGGCCGCCGAAGTCCTCGCGGGGCGGCTGCCGTTCGACGAAGCGAGCCTGACCGACGACGGACACGGCGGGGCCGGGGACGGCGAGTCCGGACACGGCGGGGCCGGGGACGGCGAGGCCCGGGACGGCGGCGGGCGCGACGACGCACGGTCCGCCCCGATGCCCGGACAGACCCCCGGGGACAAAGACGGCGTACCGGCCTAG
- a CDS encoding sensor histidine kinase: MFRFPRPRSLAGQLFAMQVVLVAVVVAGCAVFAYATARRQAEDAAGRQAGAAARAVADSPSVREAVGGPDPSAALQPYAERVRSDTGVDFVTIMAPDGRRWTHPDPRRIGERFLGNTAPALRGETFSETYTGTLGPSIRVVTPVTDHGRVTALVSAGITVRAISDRLGGQLAALLWVAAGALALGGAGTYVVNARLRRHTHGMNAAELSRMHDYHQAALHAVREGLLMLDGQRRVTLINDAGRELLGLRGEVRGRAVDGLGLPAPLTGALLADRPRVDEVHLSADRVLVVNSSPVAGGGRHGTVVTLRDHTELQSLTGELDHERGFTEALRSQAHEAANRLHTVVSLIELGRAEEAVEFATAELELAQALTDEVVTAVGEPVLVALLLGKAAQAHERGVELVITPDSGPLAAADAAPPARDLVTVLGNLIDNAVDALTGTPGGRVRVTVRPGEGELLLRVADNGPGLPAGADVFRRGWSGKGAGRGLGLALVRQAAHRHGGSVSAAEVSGGGAEFTVRLPLAAGART, from the coding sequence ATGTTCCGTTTCCCCCGTCCGCGCAGCCTCGCGGGCCAGCTCTTCGCCATGCAGGTGGTGCTGGTCGCCGTGGTCGTCGCGGGATGCGCGGTCTTCGCCTACGCCACCGCGCGCCGTCAGGCCGAGGACGCGGCCGGCCGCCAGGCGGGCGCCGCGGCCCGGGCGGTGGCCGACTCGCCCTCCGTCCGGGAGGCGGTCGGCGGACCCGACCCCTCCGCCGCGCTCCAGCCCTACGCGGAGCGGGTGCGCAGCGACACCGGCGTGGACTTCGTGACGATCATGGCCCCGGACGGCCGCCGCTGGACCCACCCCGACCCGCGCCGGATCGGCGAGCGCTTCCTCGGGAACACCGCCCCCGCGCTGCGCGGCGAGACCTTCAGCGAGACCTACACCGGCACCCTCGGCCCCTCGATCCGGGTGGTCACCCCGGTCACCGACCACGGCCGGGTGACCGCCCTGGTCAGCGCCGGGATCACGGTCCGCGCCATCAGCGACCGGCTCGGCGGGCAGCTGGCCGCGCTGCTCTGGGTCGCGGCGGGCGCGCTCGCGCTCGGCGGCGCGGGAACGTACGTCGTCAACGCCCGGCTGCGCCGGCACACCCACGGGATGAACGCGGCCGAACTGAGCCGGATGCACGACTACCACCAGGCGGCGCTGCACGCCGTCCGCGAGGGCCTGCTGATGCTCGACGGACAGCGCAGGGTCACCCTCATCAATGACGCGGGCCGCGAACTGCTCGGCCTGCGCGGAGAGGTGCGCGGCCGGGCCGTGGACGGGCTGGGCCTGCCCGCACCGCTCACCGGCGCCCTCCTCGCCGACCGGCCCCGGGTGGACGAGGTGCACCTGAGCGCCGACCGGGTCCTGGTCGTCAACAGCTCACCGGTGGCGGGCGGCGGCCGGCACGGCACCGTCGTCACCCTGCGCGACCACACCGAACTCCAGTCGCTGACCGGGGAACTGGACCACGAGCGGGGCTTCACCGAGGCACTGCGCTCACAGGCCCACGAGGCGGCCAACCGGCTGCACACCGTGGTGTCCCTGATCGAACTCGGCCGCGCCGAGGAGGCGGTGGAGTTCGCGACCGCCGAACTGGAGCTGGCCCAGGCCCTCACCGACGAGGTGGTCACCGCCGTCGGCGAGCCCGTCCTGGTCGCCCTGCTGCTGGGCAAGGCGGCCCAGGCGCACGAACGCGGAGTGGAACTCGTGATCACCCCCGACAGCGGGCCGCTGGCCGCGGCCGACGCGGCGCCCCCGGCCCGTGACCTGGTCACGGTGCTGGGCAACCTCATCGACAACGCGGTGGACGCGCTGACGGGCACCCCGGGCGGACGGGTCCGCGTCACCGTCCGCCCCGGCGAAGGGGAACTGCTGCTGCGGGTGGCCGACAACGGGCCCGGGCTGCCCGCCGGAGCCGATGTGTTCCGGCGCGGCTGGTCCGGCAAGGGAGCGGGGCGCGGGCTCGGCCTCGCCCTCGTGCGCCAGGCCGCGCACCGGCACGGCGGCAGCGTGAGCGCCGCCGAAGTGAGCGGCGGGGGCGCGGAGTTCACCGTACGGCTGCCGCTCGCGGCAGGGGCGCGGACATGA
- a CDS encoding response regulator, with amino-acid sequence MSGEDVRGEAPPVRVLVVEDDPVAAAAHALYVGRVPGFTAVAAVHSLAEATRALERTRVDLLLLDLGLPDGNGLRFARGLRAAGHPVDVIVVTSARDLAVVRESVSLGVVQYVLKPFAFPTLRERLLRYAEFRAAAGEAAGQDDVDRALAALRPPRPAELPKGLSAPTLDRLAALLRAAPEGLTAAGAAEAAGTSRITARRYLEHLVDTGRAARAPRYGQVGRPELHYRWTT; translated from the coding sequence ATGAGCGGCGAGGACGTGCGCGGCGAGGCGCCGCCGGTGCGGGTGCTGGTGGTCGAGGACGACCCCGTCGCCGCCGCCGCGCACGCGCTCTACGTCGGCCGGGTCCCCGGCTTCACCGCCGTTGCCGCGGTGCACTCCCTCGCGGAGGCGACCCGGGCCCTGGAACGGACCCGGGTCGATCTGCTGCTGCTCGACCTCGGCCTGCCCGACGGCAACGGGCTCCGCTTCGCCCGCGGACTGCGCGCCGCCGGGCACCCGGTGGACGTGATCGTGGTGACCTCGGCCCGGGACCTCGCGGTGGTCCGGGAGAGCGTCTCGCTCGGCGTCGTGCAATACGTGCTCAAGCCCTTCGCCTTCCCGACCCTGCGCGAACGGCTGCTGCGCTACGCCGAGTTCCGCGCCGCCGCCGGAGAGGCCGCGGGCCAGGACGACGTGGACCGGGCACTGGCCGCGCTGCGCCCGCCGCGCCCCGCCGAGCTGCCCAAGGGGCTGAGCGCACCCACCCTGGACCGGCTCGCCGCGCTGCTGCGGGCGGCGCCCGAGGGGCTGACGGCGGCCGGGGCGGCCGAGGCGGCGGGCACCTCCCGGATCACCGCCCGGCGCTACCTGGAGCACCTCGTGGACACCGGCCGGGCCGCCCGCGCGCCCCGGTACGGCCAGGTCGGCCGCCCCGAACTGCACTACCGCTGGACGACTTAG
- the melC2 gene encoding tyrosinase MelC2 encodes MAVRKNQATLTADEKRAFTSALVELKRTGVYDRFVTTHNGFIMADTDSSDRVGHRSPSFLPWHRRFLIEFETALRRVDPAVTLPYWDWTADRTSRSSLWAADFLGGTGRARDGQVLDGPFAYAAGKWPVNVRVDSRNYLRRALGTGVTELPTKAEVDSVLALPVYDTAPWNSASNGFRNNLEGWRGANLHNRVHVWVGGQMGTGVSPNDPVFWMHHAYVDKLWAEWQARHPQSPYLPAAGTPDVVDLHDVMRPWNDVTPADMLDHRKFYTFDTEPARV; translated from the coding sequence ATGGCCGTGCGCAAGAACCAGGCGACCCTGACCGCCGACGAGAAGCGCGCCTTCACCTCGGCGCTGGTGGAACTCAAGCGCACCGGCGTCTACGACCGGTTCGTCACCACCCACAACGGCTTCATCATGGCCGACACGGACAGCAGCGACCGGGTGGGCCACCGCTCCCCCTCCTTCCTGCCGTGGCACCGCCGCTTCCTCATCGAGTTCGAGACGGCCCTGCGCAGAGTCGACCCGGCCGTGACCCTCCCCTACTGGGACTGGACGGCCGACCGCACCTCCCGCTCCTCGCTGTGGGCCGCCGACTTCCTCGGCGGCACCGGCCGGGCGCGCGACGGCCAGGTCCTGGACGGGCCCTTCGCCTACGCCGCCGGGAAGTGGCCGGTCAACGTCCGCGTCGACAGCCGCAATTACCTGCGCCGCGCGCTCGGCACCGGCGTCACCGAGCTGCCGACGAAGGCCGAGGTGGACTCCGTGCTCGCCCTGCCGGTCTACGACACGGCCCCCTGGAACAGTGCCTCCAACGGCTTCCGCAACAACCTGGAGGGCTGGCGCGGGGCCAACCTGCACAACCGCGTGCACGTGTGGGTGGGCGGCCAAATGGGCACCGGGGTCTCCCCCAACGACCCGGTGTTCTGGATGCACCACGCCTACGTCGACAAGCTCTGGGCCGAGTGGCAGGCCAGGCACCCGCAGTCGCCGTACCTGCCCGCCGCGGGCACCCCGGACGTGGTGGACCTGCACGACGTGATGCGGCCGTGGAACGACGTGACCCCGGCGGACATGCTCGACCACCGGAAGTTCTACACCTTCGACACCGAGCCCGCCCGGGTCTGA
- the melC1 gene encoding apotyrosinase chaperone MelC1, with protein sequence MNQITRRRALGTTAGALTVLGLAATAHAATLPATATVPTPRTGDALDEVYQGRRIEITPAQGGGHHGGHHSPGTPTVRIDGAELHVMRNADTSWISVVNHYETFPDLPSVARAAVRELQGAPLVPMGGM encoded by the coding sequence ATGAACCAGATCACCCGCCGACGGGCCCTCGGGACCACCGCCGGCGCACTCACCGTCCTCGGCCTCGCCGCCACCGCGCACGCGGCCACCCTCCCCGCCACCGCGACCGTGCCCACACCCCGCACGGGCGACGCCCTCGACGAGGTCTACCAGGGCCGCCGGATCGAGATAACCCCCGCCCAGGGCGGCGGCCACCACGGCGGCCACCACTCCCCCGGGACCCCGACGGTCCGGATAGACGGCGCCGAACTGCACGTGATGCGCAACGCCGACACCAGCTGGATCAGCGTCGTCAACCACTACGAGACCTTCCCCGACCTGCCCTCCGTGGCCCGCGCCGCGGTGCGCGAACTCCAGGGCGCCCCCCTCGTCCCGATGGGCGGCATGTGA
- a CDS encoding glutamate decarboxylase: protein MALHEMKDVPSGAARTGDGRPDIGTDFATDVFASPLSGQVLPKYRMPEEHSPTEVVYSLLHNELLLDGNAAQNLATFCTTWSDDGARRLMSECIDKNMIDKDEYPQTAEIEARCVNILADLWNAPPGGAATGCSTTGSSEAAMLGGLALKWRWRARRRAEGKPADRPNLVCGPVQICWEKFARYFDVELRQVPLEPGATGLLPHQLATYVDENTIGVVAILGVTYTCDYEPVAEIAAALDRIQAEHGWDVPVHVDAASGGFVAPFLHPDVVWDFRLTRVASVNTSGHKYGLAPLGVGWIVWRTADLLPEELVFKVDYLGGNMPTFALNFSRPGGEIIAQYYLFLRLGRGGYRRVQQACADTAGYLAGEIRAMGPFTLLYDGQGGLPAVCYALTDPGSAGFTLYDLSDRLRMRGWQVPSYPLPADRGETVVQRVLIRHGVTRDQIALLVGDLRRAVDHLTKAPPTAVAAPQPGFHH from the coding sequence ATGGCACTTCACGAGATGAAGGACGTACCCTCCGGAGCCGCCCGCACGGGGGACGGCCGCCCGGACATCGGCACAGACTTCGCCACCGACGTGTTCGCGTCCCCGCTCAGCGGCCAGGTACTGCCCAAGTACCGGATGCCGGAGGAGCACTCGCCCACCGAGGTCGTCTACTCCCTGCTCCACAACGAACTGCTGCTCGACGGCAACGCGGCCCAGAACCTGGCCACCTTCTGCACCACCTGGTCGGACGACGGCGCCCGCCGTCTGATGAGCGAGTGCATCGACAAGAACATGATCGACAAGGACGAGTACCCGCAGACCGCCGAGATCGAGGCGCGCTGCGTCAACATCCTCGCCGACCTGTGGAACGCCCCGCCCGGCGGCGCCGCGACCGGCTGCTCCACCACCGGCTCCAGCGAGGCCGCGATGCTCGGCGGGCTCGCCCTCAAATGGCGCTGGCGCGCCCGCCGCCGCGCCGAGGGCAAGCCGGCCGACCGCCCCAACCTGGTCTGCGGACCGGTGCAGATCTGCTGGGAGAAGTTCGCCCGCTACTTCGACGTGGAACTGCGCCAGGTGCCGCTGGAGCCCGGCGCCACCGGCCTGCTCCCCCATCAGCTCGCCACGTACGTCGACGAGAACACCATCGGGGTCGTCGCGATCCTCGGCGTCACCTACACCTGCGACTACGAGCCGGTCGCCGAGATCGCCGCCGCCCTCGACCGGATCCAGGCCGAACACGGCTGGGATGTCCCCGTCCACGTGGACGCGGCCAGCGGCGGCTTCGTCGCCCCCTTCCTGCACCCCGACGTGGTCTGGGACTTCCGCCTCACCCGGGTGGCCTCCGTCAACACCTCCGGCCACAAGTACGGGCTCGCGCCGCTGGGCGTCGGCTGGATCGTCTGGCGCACCGCCGACCTGCTGCCCGAGGAACTCGTCTTCAAGGTGGACTACCTCGGCGGCAACATGCCCACCTTCGCCCTCAACTTCTCCCGCCCCGGCGGCGAGATCATCGCCCAGTACTACCTGTTCCTGCGCCTGGGCCGGGGCGGCTACCGGCGCGTCCAGCAGGCCTGCGCCGACACCGCGGGCTACCTGGCCGGCGAGATCCGCGCCATGGGCCCCTTCACCCTCCTGTACGACGGCCAAGGCGGCCTCCCCGCCGTCTGCTACGCCCTCACCGACCCCGGATCCGCCGGCTTCACCCTCTACGACCTCTCCGACCGGCTGCGGATGCGCGGCTGGCAGGTGCCCTCCTATCCGCTGCCCGCCGACCGGGGCGAGACGGTCGTCCAGCGCGTCCTGATCCGGCACGGGGTGACCCGCGATCAGATCGCCCTGCTGGTCGGCGACCTGCGCAGGGCCGTGGACCACCTGACGAAGGCACCCCCGACCGCCGTGGCCGCCCCGCAGCCGGGCTTCCACCACTGA
- a CDS encoding DUF1906 domain-containing protein has product MTRLRVPRIRVPRLRATALAALAAALVLPGPAAAPALAGGGPGPGSPGPRSATLRGITPRVLPDHGPPGRAPEVFRGEGFDACAAPSVAAMRAWWDHSPYGAVGIYTSGGQRHCAQPRLTADWVRRVQAMGWRLVPVHIGRQAPCTSYAHKPSRIDPARAVEQGRAEADEALAGLRALGLGGGTPVYLDIEAYHSGDPRCAQAVVDFASGWTQRLHRAGHRAGYYSSLGSGLADLAAAARAGTSPLPDAVWYARWDQRADTADSGALAAGLWQGHRRIHQYRGNVRETHGGVTLTIDRNLIDAPVATPAARSGG; this is encoded by the coding sequence ATGACCCGACTCCGCGTGCCCCGCATCCGCGTGCCCCGACTCCGTGCGACCGCGCTCGCCGCGCTCGCCGCCGCCCTCGTGCTGCCCGGTCCGGCGGCGGCCCCGGCCCTGGCGGGCGGCGGGCCCGGGCCCGGGTCGCCCGGACCCAGGTCCGCCACGCTCCGGGGCATCACCCCGCGGGTGCTGCCCGACCACGGACCGCCGGGCCGGGCCCCCGAGGTGTTCCGGGGCGAGGGCTTCGACGCGTGCGCGGCGCCCTCGGTCGCGGCCATGCGGGCCTGGTGGGACCACTCGCCGTACGGGGCCGTCGGCATCTACACCAGTGGCGGCCAGCGGCACTGTGCCCAGCCGCGGCTCACGGCCGACTGGGTCCGCCGGGTCCAGGCCATGGGCTGGCGGCTGGTCCCGGTCCACATCGGACGCCAGGCGCCCTGCACGTCGTACGCCCACAAGCCGAGCAGGATCGATCCGGCACGGGCGGTCGAACAGGGCCGCGCCGAAGCCGACGAAGCGCTCGCCGGACTCCGGGCGCTGGGCCTCGGCGGCGGCACCCCCGTGTACCTGGACATCGAGGCCTACCACTCCGGCGACCCGCGGTGCGCGCAGGCCGTGGTCGACTTCGCCAGCGGCTGGACCCAGCGCCTGCACCGGGCCGGGCACCGCGCGGGCTACTACTCCAGCCTCGGCTCCGGCCTCGCCGACCTGGCCGCCGCGGCCCGGGCGGGCACCTCGCCGCTGCCGGACGCGGTCTGGTACGCCCGCTGGGACCAGCGGGCGGACACGGCGGACAGCGGCGCCCTGGCCGCCGGGCTGTGGCAGGGCCACCGGCGGATCCACCAGTACCGCGGCAACGTACGGGAGACCCACGGCGGGGTGACCCTCACCATCGACCGCAACCTGATCGACGCCCCGGTCGCCACCCCCGCGGCGCGCTCCGGCGGCTGA
- a CDS encoding DEAD/DEAH box helicase: MARKVLRPHQREAVDAVVRALELPVGRRVPEAGLRTQVIMATGSGKSLVAVRSAEALGAGRVLVLVPSLDLLVQTVTAWREGGRTGRFLAVCSLRGAEAGVPSTTDPERIAQWCRPVPRVTVFATYASLGLGILERAHLAGLPGWDLIVVDEAHRTSGRIGKPWAVVHDNTRIPAVRRLYMTATPRIWQDPESADEAAGAAESRPAPGRVPGGVLVASMEDDPDGPFGARCHTLSLSEAIDRGICAPYRVVCVDVSDPQFQAAVLLGPQGRSDAVRGARLAALQTALVKAAADQGFRRTLVFHHLTREAEAFAAGLPAVAARLRMTSRTPRPVYPRTVWADWLGGQHPAAHRRRVLDAFAAERIAEKAFLGSVRVLGEGVDTKECDSVFWADVRDSMPDLVQAVGRALRIRPGEGKVASLVVPVLLGPGETPETMLTSRAYGSLARLLEALRAHDSRLVEALAQPQRPSGSPGLSATAGAGGPAGTGPEGLLSFSTPRDPALLAAFIRLRVLHPEHEHWRRGLAAAGIYAAAAGDLKVPFGFKAPAGGEGWPPGLARFPLGQWISDARRAYRRGTLGKQRTAELDALGMVWSAFDVAFEEGLTAARAWAAEHGHLLPPVDATWEGHPVGIWVKNQRAAARREGPGELSAERRQALEDIDPGWCPDWDISWQRAYRLTRARLEAGGALPPAPGEVHVQGEDLGLWVRAQRLGWDRLTGAQRWLLEHTLGTGPAQESERPRARRAHADAWAANLAAARRFREREGHLRVPRGHVEPVGGEELRLGSWIANQRSRAAGLTPERRAALSELGMRWSS; the protein is encoded by the coding sequence ATGGCGAGGAAGGTCCTGCGTCCGCATCAGCGCGAGGCCGTCGACGCCGTCGTGCGGGCACTGGAGCTGCCCGTGGGAAGGCGGGTGCCCGAGGCCGGGCTGCGCACCCAGGTGATCATGGCCACCGGTTCCGGGAAGTCGCTGGTGGCCGTCCGCTCCGCCGAGGCCCTGGGGGCCGGGCGGGTGCTGGTCCTGGTGCCCTCGCTCGACCTGCTGGTGCAGACCGTCACCGCCTGGCGCGAGGGCGGCCGCACCGGGCGCTTCCTCGCCGTGTGCTCGCTGCGCGGGGCGGAGGCGGGCGTGCCCAGCACCACCGATCCCGAGCGGATCGCGCAGTGGTGCCGTCCGGTGCCGCGGGTCACGGTCTTCGCCACCTACGCCTCGCTCGGCCTCGGCATCCTCGAACGGGCGCACCTGGCCGGGCTGCCGGGCTGGGACCTGATCGTGGTCGACGAGGCCCACCGTACGTCCGGACGGATCGGCAAGCCCTGGGCCGTGGTGCACGACAACACCCGGATCCCGGCCGTCCGCAGGCTGTACATGACCGCAACGCCCCGCATCTGGCAGGACCCCGAGAGCGCTGACGAGGCGGCGGGGGCCGCGGAGTCCCGCCCCGCCCCCGGCCGGGTGCCCGGCGGGGTGCTGGTCGCCTCGATGGAGGACGACCCGGACGGGCCGTTCGGCGCCCGCTGCCACACCCTGTCGCTGTCCGAGGCCATCGACCGGGGCATCTGCGCGCCGTACCGGGTGGTGTGCGTGGACGTCAGCGATCCGCAGTTCCAGGCGGCGGTGCTGCTGGGGCCGCAGGGGCGCTCGGACGCGGTGCGCGGGGCCCGGCTGGCGGCGCTGCAGACCGCGCTGGTCAAGGCCGCCGCCGATCAGGGCTTCCGGCGGACCCTGGTCTTCCACCACCTGACGAGGGAGGCCGAGGCGTTCGCGGCGGGGCTGCCCGCGGTGGCCGCGCGGCTGCGGATGACCAGCCGGACCCCCCGCCCGGTGTACCCCCGCACGGTGTGGGCGGACTGGCTGGGCGGGCAGCATCCGGCGGCGCACCGGCGGCGGGTGCTGGACGCCTTCGCGGCCGAGCGGATCGCGGAGAAGGCCTTCCTCGGCAGTGTGCGGGTGCTCGGCGAGGGGGTCGACACCAAGGAGTGCGACTCCGTCTTCTGGGCGGATGTCCGGGACTCGATGCCGGACCTGGTCCAGGCCGTGGGCCGGGCCCTGCGGATCCGACCCGGGGAGGGGAAGGTCGCCTCGCTGGTGGTGCCGGTGCTGCTGGGGCCGGGCGAGACCCCGGAGACGATGCTGACCTCGCGGGCGTACGGGAGCCTGGCGCGGCTGCTGGAGGCACTGCGGGCGCACGACAGCAGGCTCGTGGAAGCACTGGCCCAGCCGCAGCGGCCCAGCGGGTCGCCTGGCCTCTCGGCGACGGCCGGGGCGGGGGGCCCGGCGGGCACCGGGCCCGAGGGGCTGCTGAGCTTCTCCACGCCCCGCGATCCGGCGCTGCTGGCCGCCTTCATCCGGTTGCGGGTGCTGCACCCTGAGCACGAGCACTGGCGGCGCGGGCTGGCGGCCGCCGGGATCTACGCCGCCGCGGCCGGGGACCTGAAGGTGCCGTTCGGGTTCAAGGCGCCCGCGGGCGGGGAGGGCTGGCCGCCCGGGCTCGCCCGGTTCCCGCTCGGGCAGTGGATCTCGGACGCGCGGCGCGCGTACCGCCGGGGCACCCTCGGCAAGCAGCGGACCGCGGAACTGGACGCGCTCGGCATGGTGTGGAGCGCCTTCGACGTGGCCTTCGAGGAGGGGCTCACCGCGGCCCGCGCGTGGGCCGCCGAGCACGGGCACCTGCTGCCGCCGGTGGATGCCACCTGGGAGGGGCACCCGGTCGGCATCTGGGTCAAGAACCAGCGTGCCGCGGCCCGGCGCGAGGGCCCCGGGGAGCTGTCGGCGGAGCGCCGCCAGGCCCTGGAGGACATCGACCCGGGCTGGTGTCCGGACTGGGACATCTCCTGGCAGCGGGCCTACCGGCTGACCCGTGCCCGGCTGGAGGCGGGCGGCGCCCTGCCGCCGGCCCCCGGGGAGGTGCACGTGCAGGGCGAGGACCTGGGGCTGTGGGTGCGGGCACAGCGCCTGGGCTGGGACCGGCTGACGGGGGCGCAGCGCTGGCTGCTGGAGCACACCCTGGGCACGGGTCCGGCGCAGGAGTCCGAACGCCCCCGGGCGCGCCGGGCGCACGCCGACGCGTGGGCGGCGAACCTGGCCGCCGCCCGCCGGTTCCGGGAGCGGGAGGGCCACCTGCGGGTGCCGCGCGGCCATGTCGAGCCGGTCGGCGGGGAGGAGCTGCGGCTGGGCTCCTGGATCGCCAACCAGCGCTCCCGGGCGGCGGGCCTGACCCCGGAGCGGCGGGCGGCCCTGTCGGAACTGGGCATGCGCTGGTCGTCCTGA